From the Deltaproteobacteria bacterium genome, the window GGTCTACTGACGGTTCCGCCTGCAGATCTCACTGTTCTCGCCAAGAAGAACGGTGGCCATTTCCCGTTTTGGCGAGTGTATGGAGTGATCGATGGCCGTGATCCCCTCAAAGCCCATGGCTCACGCGAAATGCCGTTGTGGGGTGATGAGTTTCGTTTAGAAACGAGCAGTAGTCTGATGTCGCAATCTGAAGTGCGCGGGAAAATTTTGCTACTGGTTTATTATCTGCAGTCGATTCAAGAGAAGTAAGCGCGCAATAAGCGGCAAAACAGAGGACATGTTGAGAACCCTCAGATTAGAGTATGAAGGAACTACGACTTTCACTCTCGACCTCTGAGGAAGAACGTTATGGTCTACCGTTTCGCCATTATTGGTGCAGGCATTGCTGGAACATCGGTTGGCTATTGGTTGTCGCAACATGAGTCGGTGCTCATTCTTGAGCGTGAAGCGCATCCTGGCTATCACACCACTGGCCGCTCAGCAGCGATGTTTATCGAGACGTATGGTCCACCGCTGGTGCGAGCGTTGACCGTTGGCAGTCGTTCCTTTTATGAAACGCCGCCGGCAGGGTTTACCGAGACCCCGATTCTTACTGCTCGTGGGATGTTGATGATCGCCACCAAAGATCAGCGTGATCATCTCGATGAAGCGTACACTGTCGCGCAACAAGTCGGATCAAAAGTCGAGCGGCTCTCTCCGACAGAGGCGCAAGCACGAGTTCCAGTGTTGCGAGCTGACCGGTTGTCGGGGGCAACCTTTGAAGCTGATCCTACTGATATTGATGTTCACGCGCTGCACCAAGGTTTTCTCAAAGGCATTCGTCAGCAGGGTGGACAGTTAGTGGTGTCGGCGGACGTACATGCGCTGACGTATCACAACCACATCTGGCGTATCGACACCAGCAATGGCACGTTCGAGGCGACGACTGTTGTGAATGCGGCTGGAGCGTGGTGCGATGAGATTGGCAAATTGGTGGGTGCCCGTCCGGTTGGACTCGTGCCCAAACGACGCAGCGCGTTTATCTTTGCGCCGCCAGAGAACGACAGGAGTGTCAACACATGGCCAGTCGTCATTGCGGCAGACGAATCGTTCTATTTCAAACCAGAAGCGGGAATGTTGCTGGGCTCGCCAGCGAATGTCGATCCCATGGTACCGCATGACGTGCGGCCTGAAGAGATTGATATTGCTACGGGTATTGCTCGGATCGAAGAAGCGACCACGATGACTATCCGTCGGCCCACCCGCATCTGGGCGGGGCTGCGTTCGTTTGTGCCTGATGGTGAACTGGTCGGTGGTTTTGATACTGCCGTGCCCGAATTCTTTTGGGTTGCTGGTCAGGGTGGGTATGGCATTCAGACCGCAGCGGGAATGGGTCAGGCGTGTAGCGCAATTTTGCTTGGTCAGCCGATGCCTGCGGCGCTTGCGTCCCTTGGGATTGCGGCGGAACGGTTATCGCCGCAGCGGTTGCGGGGGTGAAGCCTGCTTGCCCCTCCTCAAAAGAAGAGTACAAGGAACATATCGTCATTCAATCGAAGGAGGGCAGCACCCATGGCGCAACGCAAGAACAAAGAGTTTGAACTGCGAGGCATCAACCATCTGGCGTTAGTTTGCAAAGACATGGCGAAGACAGTGGATTTCTATACCAACACATTGGGCATGCCGATGACCAAGACTCTCGAATTGCCCAACGGTATGGGGCAGCATTTCTTCTTCGATATTGGCAATGGCGACGGTTTGGCTTTTTTCTGGTTTCCCAACGCGCCCGAAGCCGCACCTGGTGTGGCCTCTCCTGCGAACAACGTTGGGAAGGGTTCAATCGTGACGGCTCATGCATCGATGAATCATGTCGCGTTCGATGTTCCGCATGAACGTCTGACAGAATACCGTGACAAGCTGCGGGCAAAAGGCGTTGAGGTGACAGAAGTGATCCATCATGACGATACCCCCCAGCAGGTCAGCCGTGAAGTCAACAATACTACCTTTGTCAGCTCGATTTATTTCTTTGATCCTGACGGGATCATGCTGGAGTTTGCGAGTTGGACTCGTGAGTTAGGTACTGAAGGAGATTTGCGCCACAAGCCAGCATCGGCAGCAGATAAAGAGAGGTATTTGGAGCGGGCGAGGGAGGTAAGGGCGAAGTAAAGGAATTGCGGAATGCGGAATGCAGATTTGGGAAACCTCAACCTTCGGTGTCTTCCAATCTACAATCCGCAATCTACAATCGACAATTATTGACAATACCCAATGGATCTTGGCCCTCTCCAGAAGGGAAAGGAAACGAGGAAGAGTGCTCTAGATGGTTTACGCATGTGCCGCAGCCTTCTTTTTCTTTCCTTTGCGTTTCACTGCAGTAAGTAACGACGCATAGCTAATACCATCGCGATTATCAGTAGTGGTTGGAAACTTCTGCGTGCGCCAACCACTCACCCCTTCCTGCATAACACAGAGGTTCGTATAACCAGCGGCTTGTAATTGCTCAGCCGCTTGCTGAGTGCGTCCGCTTTCATCACCTCCGATGATCAGTGGCGCGTCTTTACCATACAGCGAAGCAACCACTTCAAGAAAACTGCCATTAGGATAAATCTCCTTCGTAGTCGGATGATGAAAAACAATCGGAATGTTGACGACCTTGCCACGCGGATGGCCAGAGGCGAATTCGGCAACCGTGCGCACATCGATATAGGCAACTTGGTCGTTGCTATTGAGTAGATCACGGGCTTCTTGGGGGGAAAGGGTTTTTGCGGGCATAGGACACTCCATGTCATTCATTAGTCACTGGTTGAAGCTTTGAGACTAGAGGCTAGAGGCTAGAGGCTTGGCAAGACACCAACTAGTCTCTAGCCTCCAGCCTCCAGCCTCTAGCCTCATATAGATCCGAATTCCCTCACAAACGGCGGAATAATACAGCACCGTTCGCGTCCTTCGTTTGGCGCTTTATCGGTCAGGGTGTACATGACACCGTCTTTTCCACCGGAAAGATCGGCTTTGGCGACCTGCTCAAGGTGGTAATGCAAAATGTTGCCTTCAGGGGCAACGGCGAAGATACAATCTAAGACCTTCCGCGCAGGCAGCTTGCCCAGGGAAGGGTGGGTGAGGATTTCTTGTTTACCCATGCGAATTCCCTCCTTTGCAGAGATAGGCGTCTCTGCACCGACGGCTCTTTTCATACGTCCTTTTTCCTTGACAGGCAACCACGAACAGGATTAGCTTAGGGGACGCTACAAGGAGGGTACCAAGAGTATGGACACCCAAAAGGAAATGGCCAATGGCCAGCTCTGGTTCAAGGCTGGGGATGATATCCCCAATGTCGATAAAAAGCTCTTCGCACTGCAAAATCTCTGCACCGACTGCAAGGTGTGCGAAGTCGCTTGCTCACTTATTCATTCTCCTGATGGGGAACTGAACCCCAACTATGCCCGCATCAAGATCAAGCATGACCCGCAAGTTACCACACGGGTCAACAAGGATGGCTTCGGCTTTGTCACTGCCATCTGCCATCATTGTGGCAACCCGCCGCCGTGCGCGGAAGTCTGTCCGACCGATGCGTTCTATTACGATCCACAGACCCTGGCGGCGCTGATCGATCAAAGCAAGTGCATCTCATGTATGGAATGTGTACCCGCCTGTCCGTTCGATGTGGTCTTCATTGCCCCAAATGGCGAAGTGCTGAAATGCGATCTCTGTGGCGGCGACCCTGCCTGCGTCAAAGCCTGCTCCACTCGGCCAGACAATCTCAACCAGGGAAAGCAGTATCAACGTTTCCCAGTGTTGTTCTTTGAAACCAAGAGCAACTACACCACGATGCTACGCAAGCCAGCCGAGGAACACAAAGAACTCGGACTTGGTGATGCGATGTTGGAAGGGAAGATTAGTACCTCCGCTTAAAGCAGAAAACCTGTTACGTGAAACGTGTTACGTGATGAAAAGACTAACGGCTACTATTCTTCATGCAACACGCAACACGTATCACACTCTACGTAACAAGCTCAGAGCTGAGCAACGCAAGAGGAGATCGTCATGGAAGGCAAATTACTACGCGTAGATTTAACGACTGGAAGCATTCGCACAGAGATTATTCCGCACGCTTTGTTTGATCGCTGGGTTGGTGGTTCGGGTATTAACGACTGGATCTTATGGGAGCACTTCCAACGCCATGACATCATGAGCGACCCGCGTGGGCCGGATAATATCTTTATCTTTGGCGTTGGTCCGGTGGCTGGGACTGGCTCTGGCATCGGCGTCAAAGGGCGCATTACTTTTAAGAGCCCAGAGTATGGCCATTTCGCTGATACGGCTGGCGGTGGCAAATTTCCCTATATGGTTCGTTTCACTGGCTATGACTACATTGCGGTCACTGGCAAAGCCCCAAGACCGGTGTATCTGCATATTGCCAACGAAGAAGTGACTATCTGTGATGCTTCTCATCTGTGGGGCAAAACCACCTCTGAGACTCATGCAGCGTTGCAGAAAGAGTTGGGTGATTATCCCTCTACCGTTCATACCTTGACGATCGGACCTGGTGGAGAAAATCTGGTCGGCATGTCTGGTGTCGTGTCTGATGGCTGGCGCATCTACGCCCGTGGTGGTGGTGGCTGCGTCATGGGTTCGAAGAACCTGAAAGCCATCGCTGTGCAGGGCAATAAGGGCGTGAAGATTCACGATCCCCAGGGGTTGTTACAGTGGTCAGACGGTTTCCGTAAGAAGCTTGACTCCAATGAAGCAGGCTATGGCTTTAAGCGGCGCGGAACGCTGGGCGCGGTCGAAATGTACCAACGTATCGGCGGCAACTTCTGGCGCAATAACCAAGGCACGTTGTTCCGTGGCGATGAAGTACGTTCAGACAATTGGGTAAAGAAGTTTCATAAATACTCAGAAGTCTGCTCGTCGGATTGTTATCTCGCTTGCGATGGCCGCTACAAGATCGAAGGGCATGAATCTGAACGCGCCAAGAACTATATCGGTGAAGAGTTCCGCCATCCTGAATATCTCACCACCGGTAGTGGCGCTGGCGCACTTGATCTGCGCGATTGGGCAGACGTCGCCCACTGGGGCAAGGTCACTAACGATCATGCGCTCGATAACCAAGACCTGAGCTGCTCAATCAGCTTCATTCAAGAACTCGCACAGCGTGAATTGATCTCGACACGCGATATAGAAGAGTTGTTCGGCAAATCAATGAACCTAGAGTGGGGCAACATGGATGTGATTGAAGAGATCATCCTCGGTGTTGCTTATCAGACGACGCTCTTTGGCCGCATGTTCCGTGATGGTGTTTATTATGGTGCGCTCGCGTTGTCAGAGAAGAAGGGCGAGAACTTCATGAAGTACGCGACCTACGGCAAAGGTGGCGCGAGTTTCACTGAAGAGCTGCGGGCATTCCCATCGTGGATGCTCAACATGGCAGTCGCCTCACGCGGTGCCGACCATCTCAAAGGCATCGGTCTGATCGAGAAATTCCAGCGTAAAGATCTCTCGCAAGCCTACTTCGGTAGTTTGGACGCCGCCGATTTAAGTACGCCGAAGCTCAAAGGTGCCTGTACGCATGTCATTGAAAACCAGGTTGCGCTGATCAATTCCTACGGTATCTGTCTGTTTCACTGGATGTTAGATGTCCTCGGCTATGCGCCAGAGACGTACTACGCGGGAGCGTACACCGCAGTGACCGGCATCGATAAGAGCAAAGAAGAACGCATGCGTGATGGCGAGCGGATTTGCAACCTAGAGAAAGCGTTTAACTCGCGGCTCGGTATGCGGCGTGAGCATGACACCATTTGTGAGCGCTGGATGCACGAACCCTGTCCAGAAGGCCCCCACAAAGGCAAGGCGGCATCGACGATGTTCAACCCTGTGCTCGACGAGTACTACGAATGGCGCGGCTGGGACAAGCAGAGCGGCTTGCAGACTCGCAGCAAGTTAGAAGAACTCGGCATGGAAGACATCGCCGAAGTACTCGCCAAAGAGAAAGTCCTGGTCGAAGATCAAGGCAGACGTTCGGCGTCGGTCTCGGTTCCGACTGGAGTTGAGAAGACGGCGAAGTAAGAAGGCCGTGAAACGTGCTGCGTGATGCGTGAGAACTTGGGGCTAGAGATTTGGGACTTGGGGCTTGGGAGGAAGAAGAACTAGTCCCTAGCCCCCAGCCCCTCGTCCCGTGTTTTTTACGCAACACGTGCAAGGGAGTTCTCTATGATCACCGTTCGCGCAGAATACACTGCACGGTTTCGTGAGATTACTAAGCTCACCGAAGAAACCTTTCAACTTGAGCAGCCACTTGTTTCCGAATTAGCGCAGAAGTTGGTACAGAAGTATGGTCGCCTGATGGAAGCGCTGTTGATTGATCCAGAAACCAAAGATCTTAACAACAAAGGGACGCTCTTCCTCGACTCCAAAGGGCAACGCATCAGTATCCACGATACCTTAGAGGACGGAGAAATGATTGCCTTTATGGTTGGGATCGCTGGTGGATGAGCCATGTTCAGTAACGACAATTGCTAAACGAAACGGGCAGCCCTGCGTGGCTGCCTTTTTTGTTGCTGAGGGTCTCAATAGTTGGACCCTTGATTCATTAGTAGAGTTGCCCTCAATGGCCCGATCACCCGATGACTCAATGGTAAAATCAGAAGCAATAGGTTTTTCATGATGTCCAACGCTAGTAAAATTCTCGATCACCCGCTTGTCTCAAGTCGTTACTTTTTTCCGCGCCGTGAGGCCTTCCCTGAGCCATATTGGGTGGAAGCTGCGGATGGTAGCCGACTCGCATGCTACTACCAAGCGGTCAACCCAGATGCGAAAACAGTCATCTATTTCCACGGTAACGGTGAAGTTGTCGCTGACTATCTGCCGAGTTTTCCAGAATGGCTTGTGCGTGCTGGCTGTAACGTGTTGCTGGCTGAGTATCGTGGGTATGGCATGTCGAGTGGCGCGCCTGCGCTGGCTGGGATGCTGGACGATGTTGTCCCGATTATTCAAAGCCTGAAGATTCCTGATTCCAAAGTGATTCTCTTTGGTCGCTCGATTGGCTCGCTGTATGCTGTCCATGGGGTGTCGCAGCGACCGCAGCTTGGTGGTCTGATTCTTGAGAGTGGCGTAGCTGATCTCACTGAACGTTTTTTCCTCCGCGTTGCGCCGGAAGAGTTAGGAGTTTCTGAGTCAGCCGCGATGGACGAGCTCCACAAGTATTTTAACTACGTGCAGAAGCTTGGTAGTTTTCGCGGGCAAACGTTGATCCTGCACGCGCGTCACGACGAGTTACTGCCTGCCCAGCATGCTGAGATGTTACATACGGCAGCGCCAGAACCAAAGCAGCTCAAGATTTTTGACCGTGGCGGGCATAACGATATTTTTTATCGCAACCAAGCCGAGTACATGCAGTTGGTGGAGGCGTTTTTGGCGAGGGTGTGAGGTTACTGTCGGAAAGCCAACTTCAGTTGCATATCCCTGTGTCATTACCCTCACCCGTACTCGCTGCGCTCGTACTGCCCTCTCCCTGGCAGGGAGAGGGAAAGGGTGAGGGTTGAAAGGCGAGAAGTATATACTGCGTAGGCACGAATTGCGCTTTTTGCTTCGCGGCTCCGGCGAGGGTCATTCTGAACGGAGCACCGCGGAGTGAAGAATCTCTCAGCGGGAGCGGGGGAGAGATGCTTCGCTTTGCTCAGCATGACAAAACCGCACTTTCTACCTGCGCAGAGTATAGTGAAGACAAGGGGAAATTTTTCTAGCTTCCCTGCGCCGGACCAGCGATGGACACGCGATAACCGGTTTCCTTTTCGTACCGATCGATTTCCTTTACGACGGCATTCATCGCACCACCAATCAGCGTGTCGTGGTCTTTACGACACCACTCTCGCGAATTCACCGTGAGATCTGCTGAGCCTTGGAAGCGTGGGAACACTTCTTTGGCCAGCAGTTCGTATGAGGCGAGAGACGCCTGCCGATCGACCCAGTCATTGGCCATGATCAGGAAACAGCCGAACCCACCAGATTGTTTTTTCAAACGTTCAATCTGAGCAGCCGCATCATCCGGAGTACCAATGATCGCGGCGCCGGAATCAGCCAGCGCTTGTGGCCATTTGCGTGGGTCTGGTTCTTCAGGCGCCATCGGCAGCGCCACGATATTGCGGAAGTAGTCAACCCACTCGTGAATACCGTATTCGACTTCTTCAAAGGCTTGCTTGCGGGTGCGGGCCACGTGCATAGGACCGACCAACCGCCACGTCGAACGATCGACCTTATGTCCGTATTTCTGTGCTTGATCGTTCCAGATCTTCCAATGATCGCCGAGAACAGCAAATCCACCCATACTCGTTGCCCCAAGCGACAGCACGCCTGCACCATAACGCCCTGCGGTACGCGGTCCAGCAGGTGACACGGTCGCCGCTACCGCAATCTCAAAATGAGGGTACGTGTACGGTCGTAATTGTAAGCGGGCATCACGGAGTGTGAACCAATCAGTTTGAATCGAGACTGGTTCGTCGGAGGTCAGCAGGGCCATGATTGCGCCCAGTGACTCCTCCATCCGCACCCGCTGACTTGCAGGGTCAATGCCCATCATATGGGCATCAGACGGCAACGCACCAGGGCCGACTCCGAACATGACGCGCCCACGGGTAATATGATCCAGTAACACCATGCGATCAGTGAGAATCAGTGGATGGTGATAGGGGAGAGACATCACGCCAGTTCCTAAACGAATATGGCGAGTACGTTGTGCGGCAGCAGCGATGATCACTTCTGGTGAAGCAATGATTTCTAGACCAGCAGAGTGGTGCTCACCGATCCACGCTTCATCATATCCCAGTTGATCAAGCCGCTCGATGAGTTCGAGGTCGCGTTCCAACGCCAGGGTCGGGTTTTGCCCGGCAGGATGAAAAGGGGCCATAAAAATACCAAACCGTAAGGGACGTTCCATTCATTTCCTCCGTATGCTGGACGTGATCGTTGCCAGGTGCCAGCAAAAATCTACCAACGATCATACTGCACCTCCTGTCTTCGTCAACCTGTGATCCTACTCGGGGTAGCGTGCGCACAGCGCACGACCGTCTCTGACGTTGGCACTCTCGTGCGCACAGCGCACGCTACAGATACACGGTCTGATATTGAAGTTGAGGGAGGTCTACCACCACGGCTCATCCCACAACAGTACTCCAACCACAGCGCGTCGGTTGTGTTGGCGCGTATACGTGAGGGCGGCAGCGACCGCTTCTTTTTCGTCAAAATGATACGACACAATATCACTCTGTCGCGTTGGGGATGGTTCTGGCTCGCGTAAGAGGACGATCGTTTTGGGAACACCAAGCAGGAGATTCGGATGTGAGATGGAATCACTCTTTGTCACTTGCGGGCGTGAACGTGTTCGTGGCGCGTTTCTGGTTCCACCAGGTTTTTCTGTACTGTAGCGTTTCTCCAGTAACCAGAACTGGGAGATCCCTCGTGGAATGTACTGCCGAGCTTCTTCGTAAATGTTGTTGATGGCCGCTCTGTCCAACAACACACTCCAGCGCTTGGCTTTGTTCGTGACATACACGAACAGATGGTCCGCATCGAAGCGCTCTGGGCGAGTAAAAGGCGTTCTGATCGGCATCAGACTCGACGGTAACTCACGATAAAAAGGATCGAAAACTTCATTTTCCATGCTATGAAGGCCAGCATAGCGAGAGAAGAGGCCAGGGAGCAACGGTCTCTAAAAATCAATACCGCTTCTGCCACAACACATCGACGCCGCTGGTTCCTCGTGAAGTGGTTGTTCCTTTCAATTGCCACTGACGGTCGACCTGGTATTCAACGGAGACTTCACGCTCTTGTCTCTCGCCGAGCTGTTGGGACGTCGAGACGTAGACATCTTTGATCAGATACTTTCCGACTCTGACTCGTCCCTGCCCGATGCTCTGCCCCATGTCGAATTCAAGGTTATCGAGCCCGAGCTTGTTGGCGATCGACTGACGCAAGCCCGAGGCAATGTAACCCGCAGTAGCCTGGATCGCTTGCGTCTGCAGCGACACCTGTTCAGTGCTGCTAAGGCCACTCGCCGGTTTGCCAAAGATCAGGACTGAGAGAATGTCAGCTTCCTCCAGTGCCGGATTGCTGCGCAGATCCAAGGTCGGGGTGCGCACGCTGCCACCGAGGAGCACATCGACCTCGTACGGAGCGACAGTGTAACGAGCGACAAGGTCGATATTTGGCTCGACCGGCAGCACGTCTGGAAAGGACACCTGTCCGCGCTCAATGTTGAACTTGCGGCCATGAAACGCATACCATCCCCGGACGGTTTCAACTGCGCCAGTCAGGCGTGGCTCTGTGCCGGAGTTTTTCTTCACTGTGAGTCTGCCATTAATTTCAATCGACCCTTCGGCCATATGAAGCCACGTATCGCGTGGAATTCGCACTACCACATCTGCCGCGAGTTGCCGTAATAGCTCTGGAGTTGTCGGCACCTCTAGCTTGTTGTCGAATTCCCGAGGTGACTCCTTGAGAGATTGATCTGAGGGCATAGAGCGCATCGAATCCTGGTCAGTTTGCACGACAGTTATGGTGTGGTCACGTGGTGGTGGTC encodes:
- a CDS encoding cytochrome c, with product MWSSSVSPVLLIGAILLLPRVSRAQEQEVAASGKLFFNENCVVCHGGNGKGDGIMATFGLLTVPPADLTVLAKKNGGHFPFWRVYGVIDGRDPLKAHGSREMPLWGDEFRLETSSSLMSQSEVRGKILLLVYYLQSIQEK
- a CDS encoding FAD-binding oxidoreductase: MVYRFAIIGAGIAGTSVGYWLSQHESVLILEREAHPGYHTTGRSAAMFIETYGPPLVRALTVGSRSFYETPPAGFTETPILTARGMLMIATKDQRDHLDEAYTVAQQVGSKVERLSPTEAQARVPVLRADRLSGATFEADPTDIDVHALHQGFLKGIRQQGGQLVVSADVHALTYHNHIWRIDTSNGTFEATTVVNAAGAWCDEIGKLVGARPVGLVPKRRSAFIFAPPENDRSVNTWPVVIAADESFYFKPEAGMLLGSPANVDPMVPHDVRPEEIDIATGIARIEEATTMTIRRPTRIWAGLRSFVPDGELVGGFDTAVPEFFWVAGQGGYGIQTAAGMGQACSAILLGQPMPAALASLGIAAERLSPQRLRG
- a CDS encoding VOC family protein, which translates into the protein MAQRKNKEFELRGINHLALVCKDMAKTVDFYTNTLGMPMTKTLELPNGMGQHFFFDIGNGDGLAFFWFPNAPEAAPGVASPANNVGKGSIVTAHASMNHVAFDVPHERLTEYRDKLRAKGVEVTEVIHHDDTPQQVSREVNNTTFVSSIYFFDPDGIMLEFASWTRELGTEGDLRHKPASAADKERYLERAREVRAK
- a CDS encoding 4Fe-4S dicluster domain-containing protein is translated as MDTQKEMANGQLWFKAGDDIPNVDKKLFALQNLCTDCKVCEVACSLIHSPDGELNPNYARIKIKHDPQVTTRVNKDGFGFVTAICHHCGNPPPCAEVCPTDAFYYDPQTLAALIDQSKCISCMECVPACPFDVVFIAPNGEVLKCDLCGGDPACVKACSTRPDNLNQGKQYQRFPVLFFETKSNYTTMLRKPAEEHKELGLGDAMLEGKISTSA
- a CDS encoding alpha/beta hydrolase, producing MSNASKILDHPLVSSRYFFPRREAFPEPYWVEAADGSRLACYYQAVNPDAKTVIYFHGNGEVVADYLPSFPEWLVRAGCNVLLAEYRGYGMSSGAPALAGMLDDVVPIIQSLKIPDSKVILFGRSIGSLYAVHGVSQRPQLGGLILESGVADLTERFFLRVAPEELGVSESAAMDELHKYFNYVQKLGSFRGQTLILHARHDELLPAQHAEMLHTAAPEPKQLKIFDRGGHNDIFYRNQAEYMQLVEAFLARV
- a CDS encoding LLM class flavin-dependent oxidoreductase encodes the protein MERPLRFGIFMAPFHPAGQNPTLALERDLELIERLDQLGYDEAWIGEHHSAGLEIIASPEVIIAAAAQRTRHIRLGTGVMSLPYHHPLILTDRMVLLDHITRGRVMFGVGPGALPSDAHMMGIDPASQRVRMEESLGAIMALLTSDEPVSIQTDWFTLRDARLQLRPYTYPHFEIAVAATVSPAGPRTAGRYGAGVLSLGATSMGGFAVLGDHWKIWNDQAQKYGHKVDRSTWRLVGPMHVARTRKQAFEEVEYGIHEWVDYFRNIVALPMAPEEPDPRKWPQALADSGAAIIGTPDDAAAQIERLKKQSGGFGCFLIMANDWVDRQASLASYELLAKEVFPRFQGSADLTVNSREWCRKDHDTLIGGAMNAVVKEIDRYEKETGYRVSIAGPAQGS